From the Sphingomonas aliaeris genome, one window contains:
- the rpsL gene encoding 30S ribosomal protein S12 encodes MPTINQLVRKGRDPQKAKSKVPAMEQNPQKRGVCTRVYTTTPKKPNSALRKVAKVRLTNQREVISYIPGEGHNLQEHSVVLIRGGRVRDLPGVRYHVLRGVLDTQGVKDRRQSRSKYGAKRPK; translated from the coding sequence ATGCCGACGATTAACCAGCTGGTCCGCAAGGGCCGCGATCCGCAGAAGGCCAAGTCCAAGGTCCCTGCGATGGAACAGAACCCGCAGAAGCGCGGTGTCTGCACGCGCGTGTACACGACGACCCCGAAGAAGCCGAACTCGGCTCTGCGCAAGGTGGCCAAGGTTCGCCTGACCAACCAGCGCGAAGTGATTTCGTACATTCCGGGTGAAGGCCACAATCTGCAGGAGCACTCGGTGGTCCTGATCCGTGGCGGCCGTGTGCGCGATCTTCCCGGTGTTCGTTACCACGTCCTTCGCGGCGTGCTCGATACACAGGGCGTGAAGGACCGCCGCCAGTCGCGTTCCAAGTACGGCGCCAAGCGTCCGAAGTAA
- the rpsG gene encoding 30S ribosomal protein S7, with product MARRRRPEKRIILPDPKYGDEVLSKFMNSVMLDGKKSVAELIVYGALETVEARAKKDPLSVFHDALNNVKPNIEVRSRRVGGATYQVPVEVRFERSQALAIRWLISAARSRSENTMAARLSGELMDAANNRGNAVKKREDTHRMAEANRAFSHYRW from the coding sequence ATGGCACGTCGTCGTCGCCCAGAAAAGCGTATCATCCTCCCCGATCCTAAGTACGGTGATGAGGTTCTCTCGAAGTTCATGAATTCGGTCATGCTCGACGGCAAGAAGTCCGTCGCCGAACTGATCGTGTACGGTGCGCTCGAAACCGTCGAAGCCCGTGCGAAGAAGGATCCGCTCAGCGTGTTTCACGACGCGCTGAACAACGTGAAGCCGAACATCGAAGTGCGCAGCCGCCGCGTCGGTGGTGCGACCTATCAGGTCCCGGTCGAAGTCCGCTTCGAACGTTCGCAGGCTTTGGCGATCCGCTGGCTGATCTCGGCCGCACGGTCGCGCAGCGAGAACACAATGGCCGCCCGTCTGTCGGGTGAGCTGATGGATGCCGCCAACAACCGTGGCAACGCGGTCAAGAAGCGGGAAGACACGCACCGTATGGCGGAAGCCAACCGTGCGTTCAGCCACTACCGCTGGTAA
- the fusA gene encoding elongation factor G, with amino-acid sequence MARSHPLDRYRNIGIMAHIDAGKTTTTERILYYTGKSYKIGEVHEGTATMDWMEQEQERGITITSAATTCKWRAEEGKGEEHLINIIDTPGHVDFTIEVERSLRVLDGAVACFDGVAGVEPQSETVWRQADKYGVPRMCFVNKLDRTGADFYFCVNSIIDRLGARPAVLYLPIGIEGGFKGLVDLVENRAIIWLEESLGAKFVYQDIPEDMAEKAAKYRSELIEMAVEQDDDLMEAYLEGNEPSTADLKKLIRKGTLEMAFVPVVCGSAFKNKGVQPLLDAVVDYLPSPLDVPAIQGLKLDGVTPDERPSSDDVPFSALAFKIMNDPFVGTLTFARIYSGKLETASQVTNSVKDKKEKVGRMLLMHANEREDIQVAYAGDIVALAGLKDTTTGDTLCAMNAPIILERMEFPEPVIELSVEPKTKADQEKMGVALNRLAREDPSFRVTSDAESGQTIIKGMGELHLEILVDRMKREFKVEANVGAPQVAYREYLKKPVDIDYTHKKQSGGTGQFGRVKVKLTPGERGSGIVFKDEIKGGNIPKEYIPAIEKGFRETAATGSLVGFPIIDFEINLYDGAYHDVDSSALAFEICARGAMREAAQKSGITLLEPIMKVEVVTPEDYLGDVIGDMNSRRGQIQGTDSRGNAQTVEAMVPLANMFGYVNALRSFTQGRAQYSMQFSHYDEVPSNVADEVKAKLA; translated from the coding sequence ATGGCCCGCAGCCATCCGCTCGACCGTTACCGCAACATCGGCATCATGGCGCACATCGACGCCGGCAAGACGACGACGACCGAGCGTATCCTTTATTACACCGGCAAGTCCTACAAGATCGGCGAAGTGCATGAAGGCACGGCGACGATGGACTGGATGGAGCAGGAGCAGGAGCGCGGGATCACGATCACGTCCGCCGCTACGACGTGCAAATGGCGCGCCGAAGAGGGCAAGGGCGAAGAACATCTGATCAACATCATCGACACGCCCGGCCACGTCGACTTCACGATCGAAGTCGAGCGTTCGCTGCGTGTGCTCGACGGTGCCGTCGCTTGCTTCGACGGCGTTGCCGGCGTCGAGCCGCAGTCGGAGACCGTGTGGCGTCAGGCCGACAAGTACGGCGTGCCGCGCATGTGCTTCGTCAATAAGCTCGACCGTACCGGCGCCGACTTCTATTTCTGCGTCAATTCGATCATCGATCGTCTGGGCGCGCGTCCGGCCGTCCTGTATCTCCCGATCGGTATCGAGGGCGGGTTCAAGGGTCTCGTCGATCTGGTCGAGAACCGTGCGATTATCTGGCTCGAGGAGAGCCTGGGTGCGAAGTTCGTCTATCAGGACATCCCCGAGGACATGGCCGAGAAGGCCGCCAAGTATCGCAGCGAGCTGATCGAGATGGCCGTCGAGCAGGACGACGACCTGATGGAAGCGTATCTTGAGGGCAACGAGCCGAGCACGGCCGATCTCAAGAAGCTGATCCGCAAGGGTACGCTGGAGATGGCGTTCGTCCCGGTCGTTTGCGGTTCGGCGTTCAAGAACAAGGGCGTCCAGCCCCTGCTCGACGCCGTGGTCGATTATCTGCCTTCGCCGCTCGACGTTCCCGCGATCCAGGGTCTGAAGCTCGACGGCGTGACGCCGGACGAGCGTCCGTCCTCAGACGACGTTCCGTTCTCGGCACTGGCGTTCAAGATCATGAACGATCCGTTTGTCGGTACGCTGACCTTCGCCCGCATCTATTCGGGCAAGCTGGAGACCGCGTCGCAGGTTACCAACTCGGTCAAGGACAAGAAGGAAAAGGTCGGCCGCATGCTGTTGATGCATGCGAACGAGCGCGAGGACATCCAGGTGGCCTATGCCGGCGATATCGTCGCTCTGGCGGGCCTGAAGGACACGACGACGGGCGACACGCTGTGCGCGATGAACGCTCCGATCATCCTCGAGCGGATGGAATTCCCCGAGCCGGTGATCGAGCTGTCGGTGGAGCCGAAGACCAAGGCCGACCAGGAAAAGATGGGCGTCGCGCTCAATCGCCTGGCGCGCGAGGATCCTTCGTTCCGCGTGACCTCGGATGCGGAAAGCGGCCAGACCATCATCAAGGGCATGGGCGAGCTCCATCTCGAGATCCTGGTCGATCGCATGAAGCGTGAGTTCAAGGTCGAGGCGAACGTCGGCGCGCCGCAGGTCGCCTATCGCGAATACCTGAAGAAGCCGGTCGACATCGATTACACGCACAAGAAGCAGTCGGGCGGCACGGGTCAGTTCGGTCGCGTCAAGGTGAAGTTGACGCCGGGCGAGCGCGGGTCGGGCATCGTCTTCAAGGACGAGATCAAGGGCGGTAACATTCCGAAGGAATATATCCCCGCGATCGAAAAGGGCTTCCGCGAAACGGCTGCCACGGGCTCGCTGGTCGGCTTCCCGATCATCGATTTCGAGATCAACCTGTATGACGGCGCCTATCACGACGTCGACTCGTCGGCGCTGGCGTTCGAAATCTGTGCGCGCGGCGCAATGCGCGAAGCGGCGCAGAAGTCGGGCATCACCCTGCTCGAGCCGATCATGAAGGTCGAGGTCGTCACCCCGGAGGATTATCTGGGCGACGTGATCGGCGACATGAACAGCCGTCGTGGCCAGATCCAGGGCACCGACAGCCGCGGCAACGCGCAGACGGTCGAGGCGATGGTGCCGCTGGCCAACATGTTCGGCTACGTCAACGCGCTGCGCTCGTTCACGCAGGGTCGCGCGCAGTACAGCATGCAGTTCAGCCATTACGACGAAGTTCCGTCGAACGTGGCCGACGAAGTGAAGGCAAAGCTTGCCTGA
- the tuf gene encoding elongation factor Tu, with product MAKAKFERNKPHLNIGTIGHVDHGKTSLTAAITKVLAETGGATFTSYANIDKAPEERERGITISTAHVEYETEARHYAHVDCPGHADYVKNMITGAAQMDGAILVVSATDGPMPQTREHILLARQVGVPTMVVFMNKVDLVDDAEILELVELEIRELLSSYDFDGDNIPVIQGSAVAALEDKTPEIGHDAVLKLMQAVDTYLPQPERPLDKPFMMPIEDVFSISGRGTVVTGRVETGIVKVGEEVEIVGIQPAVRKTTVTGVEMFRKLLDQGQAGDNIGALIRGVGREEVERGQVLCKPGSIKPHTDFQSEVYVLSKDEGGRHTPFFANYRPQFYFRTTDVTGTVELPEGTEMVMPGDNVALGVKLIAPIAMDVGQRFTIREGGRTVGSGIVSGITA from the coding sequence ATGGCAAAAGCAAAGTTCGAGCGGAACAAGCCGCATCTCAACATCGGCACCATCGGTCACGTCGACCATGGCAAGACGTCGCTGACCGCAGCGATCACCAAGGTGCTGGCAGAAACCGGTGGCGCCACGTTCACCAGCTACGCCAACATCGATAAGGCTCCGGAAGAGCGCGAGCGCGGCATCACGATCTCGACCGCACACGTCGAGTATGAGACGGAAGCCCGTCACTACGCACACGTCGATTGCCCCGGCCACGCCGATTATGTGAAGAACATGATCACCGGCGCCGCTCAGATGGACGGCGCGATCCTGGTGGTTTCGGCGACCGACGGCCCGATGCCGCAGACCCGCGAGCACATCCTGCTCGCACGCCAGGTCGGCGTGCCGACGATGGTCGTGTTCATGAACAAGGTCGATCTGGTCGACGACGCCGAGATCCTCGAGCTGGTCGAGCTGGAAATCCGCGAATTGCTGTCGTCGTATGACTTCGACGGCGATAACATCCCGGTCATCCAGGGTTCGGCTGTTGCCGCTCTCGAAGACAAGACCCCGGAAATTGGCCATGACGCCGTCCTGAAGCTGATGCAGGCCGTCGACACGTACCTGCCGCAGCCGGAGCGTCCGCTCGACAAGCCGTTCATGATGCCGATCGAAGACGTGTTCTCGATCTCGGGTCGCGGTACGGTCGTCACGGGCCGCGTCGAAACCGGTATCGTCAAGGTCGGTGAGGAAGTCGAAATCGTCGGCATCCAGCCTGCGGTTCGCAAGACCACCGTCACGGGCGTCGAAATGTTCCGCAAGCTGCTCGATCAGGGCCAGGCTGGCGACAACATCGGCGCGCTGATCCGCGGCGTTGGCCGTGAAGAAGTCGAGCGTGGCCAGGTTCTCTGCAAGCCGGGTTCGATCAAGCCGCATACCGATTTCCAGTCGGAAGTGTACGTGCTGTCGAAGGACGAAGGTGGCCGTCACACGCCGTTCTTCGCCAACTACCGCCCGCAGTTCTACTTCCGCACCACGGACGTGACCGGCACCGTCGAACTGCCTGAGGGCACGGAAATGGTCATGCCTGGCGACAACGTTGCACTTGGCGTGAAGCTGATCGCACCGATCGCAATGGACGTGGGCCAGCGCTTCACGATCCGCGAAGGTGGCCGTACCGTTGGTTCGGGGATTGTCAGCGGCATTACCGCGTAA
- the rpsJ gene encoding 30S ribosomal protein S10, with protein sequence METQNIRIRLKAFDHRVLDQATGDIADTARRTGALIRGPIPLPTRIEKFTVNRGPHIDKKSREQFEVRTYKRMLDIVQPTPQTVDALMKLDLAAGVDVEIKLA encoded by the coding sequence ATGGAAACGCAGAACATTCGGATTCGTCTGAAGGCATTCGATCATCGCGTGCTCGATCAGGCAACCGGCGACATCGCCGATACTGCCCGTCGCACCGGCGCACTGATCCGCGGTCCTATCCCTTTGCCGACGCGCATCGAGAAGTTCACGGTCAACCGTGGCCCGCACATCGACAAGAAGTCGCGCGAGCAGTTCGAAGTTCGCACGTACAAGCGCATGCTGGATATCGTCCAGCCGACCCCGCAGACCGTGGACGCTTTGATGAAGCTCGACCTGGCTGCCGGCGTTGACGTAGAGATCAAGCTGGCCTAA
- the rplC gene encoding 50S ribosomal protein L3, which yields MRTGVIAKKMGMTRLFKDDGRHVPVTVLALENLQVVAVREADRDGYTAVQLGAGSAKAKNVAKPQRGHFGKAEVEPKAKVAEFRVAEDALLEVGATISADHYVAGQIVDIQGVTQGKGFAGGMKRWGFGGLRATHGVSVSHRSLGSTGQRQDPGKVFKNKKMAGQMGNKNRTQQNLEIVSTDVERGLIFVKGSVPGSKGGYLLVKDSVKVARHADAPYPAGLKQAANTNTAADTPAEDTSTVEATEGQEG from the coding sequence ATGCGCACTGGCGTGATCGCGAAGAAAATGGGGATGACCCGCTTGTTCAAGGATGATGGGCGCCACGTGCCCGTCACTGTCCTTGCACTGGAAAATCTGCAGGTCGTGGCCGTTCGCGAGGCCGACCGTGATGGTTACACCGCAGTACAGCTGGGTGCAGGTTCGGCCAAGGCCAAGAACGTCGCCAAGCCGCAGCGTGGCCATTTCGGCAAGGCCGAAGTCGAACCCAAGGCGAAGGTCGCGGAATTCCGCGTCGCCGAGGATGCGCTCCTCGAAGTCGGTGCAACTATCTCGGCCGATCATTATGTCGCTGGCCAGATCGTCGATATCCAGGGCGTGACCCAGGGTAAGGGCTTCGCAGGCGGCATGAAGCGTTGGGGCTTCGGCGGTCTGCGCGCTACCCACGGCGTTTCCGTTTCGCACCGTTCGCTCGGTTCGACCGGTCAGCGTCAGGATCCGGGCAAGGTCTTCAAGAACAAGAAGATGGCCGGCCAGATGGGTAACAAGAACCGCACCCAGCAGAATCTCGAAATAGTATCGACCGACGTCGAGCGTGGCCTGATCTTCGTAAAGGGCTCGGTCCCCGGTTCGAAGGGCGGCTATCTGCTCGTCAAGGATTCGGTCAAGGTCGCCCGCCATGCGGACGCGCCTTACCCCGCTGGCCTGAAGCAGGCCGCGAACACTAACACCGCCGCTGACACGCCTGCCGAGGACACCTCGACCGTCGAAGCGACCGAAGGCCAGGAGGGCTGA
- the rplD gene encoding 50S ribosomal protein L4: MKVTIQSFDANAKGADIELNDEVFGIEPRPDILHRVVTWQLEKRRATARGTRERADVARTGKKFGRQKGGGTARHGDRRAPVFIGGGKAHGARVRDFNPSLNKKVRALGLKMALSSHAAAGTLVVMDSLTVAENKTKTLLANWANLGAGKTALVIDGDMVEQSFALAAGNVHTINVMPAAGANVYDILKHDTLVLTRAAVEMLEARFNG, encoded by the coding sequence ATGAAGGTCACCATTCAGTCCTTCGATGCGAACGCCAAGGGCGCGGACATCGAACTCAACGACGAGGTGTTCGGTATCGAGCCCCGTCCGGATATCCTGCACCGGGTCGTCACCTGGCAGCTCGAAAAGCGTCGTGCGACCGCACGCGGCACGCGTGAGCGCGCCGACGTGGCTCGCACGGGCAAGAAGTTCGGTCGCCAGAAGGGCGGCGGTACGGCTCGTCACGGCGATCGCCGCGCTCCGGTGTTCATCGGTGGTGGTAAGGCACACGGCGCTCGCGTTCGTGACTTCAACCCGTCGCTGAACAAGAAGGTTCGTGCGCTCGGTCTCAAGATGGCGCTTTCGAGCCATGCTGCGGCCGGTACCCTGGTCGTCATGGACAGCCTGACCGTTGCCGAGAACAAGACCAAGACGCTGCTGGCGAACTGGGCCAACCTCGGTGCGGGCAAGACCGCGCTGGTCATCGACGGCGACATGGTCGAGCAGAGCTTCGCGCTGGCTGCGGGCAACGTCCACACGATCAACGTGATGCCCGCTGCCGGTGCCAACGTTTATGATATCCTGAAGCACGACACGCTGGTTCTGACCCGCGCTGCCGTCGAAATGCTGGAGGCGCGCTTCAATGGCTAA
- a CDS encoding 50S ribosomal protein L23: MAKKQKGDIDLRHYDVIVAPHITEKATLLSENNAVVFRVSNDATKPEIKAAVEALFSVKVLGVNTIVQKGKTKRWKGVPYTKSDIKKAIVTLADGQSIDVTQGVSA; encoded by the coding sequence ATGGCTAAGAAGCAGAAAGGCGATATCGATCTGCGTCATTACGACGTGATCGTTGCGCCGCACATCACCGAGAAGGCGACCTTGCTCAGCGAGAATAACGCCGTCGTGTTCCGCGTCAGCAACGACGCGACCAAGCCCGAGATCAAGGCTGCCGTCGAGGCGCTGTTCTCGGTCAAGGTTCTGGGGGTCAACACGATCGTCCAGAAGGGCAAGACCAAGCGGTGGAAGGGCGTTCCCTACACCAAGTCCGACATCAAGAAGGCGATCGTCACGCTGGCCGATGGCCAGTCGATCGACGTGACGCAGGGGGTCAGCGCGTAA
- the rplB gene encoding 50S ribosomal protein L2 produces the protein MALKHYNPTSPARRGLILVDRSGLHKGGPVKALTEGKRKTGGRNNKGHVTSRGIAGGHKQRYRIIDFKRRVWDVEGTVERIEYDPNRTAFIALINYGDTDEGKPNVAYIIAPQRLAVGDKIIAGKKTDVKPGNAMELGQMPVGTIVHNVEMKPGKGGQIARSAGTYVQVVGRDKGMVMVRLNSGEQRYIHANCMATVGAVSNPDNGNTNLAKAGRNRWKGIRPLTRGVAKNPVDHPHGGGEGRTSGGRHPVTPWGKPTKGARTRHNKSTDKMIIRSRHARKK, from the coding sequence ATGGCACTCAAGCATTATAATCCGACCAGCCCGGCACGACGCGGTCTTATCCTCGTCGACCGGTCCGGCCTGCACAAGGGCGGCCCCGTCAAGGCGCTGACCGAAGGCAAGCGCAAGACCGGTGGCCGTAACAACAAGGGTCACGTCACGTCGCGCGGTATCGCCGGCGGTCACAAGCAGCGCTATCGTATCATCGATTTCAAGCGTCGCGTCTGGGACGTCGAAGGCACGGTCGAGCGGATCGAATACGATCCGAACCGCACCGCGTTCATCGCGCTGATCAACTATGGTGACACGGACGAGGGCAAGCCCAACGTCGCGTACATCATCGCGCCGCAGCGTCTCGCCGTCGGTGACAAGATCATCGCAGGCAAGAAGACCGACGTTAAGCCGGGCAACGCCATGGAACTGGGCCAGATGCCGGTCGGCACGATCGTCCACAACGTGGAGATGAAGCCGGGCAAGGGTGGCCAGATCGCCCGTTCCGCCGGCACGTACGTGCAGGTCGTCGGTCGCGACAAGGGCATGGTGATGGTCCGCCTGAACTCGGGCGAGCAGCGCTACATCCATGCGAACTGCATGGCGACGGTCGGTGCCGTGTCCAACCCGGACAACGGCAACACCAACCTCGCCAAGGCTGGTCGCAACCGCTGGAAGGGCATCCGCCCGCTGACCCGCGGTGTCGCGAAGAACCCGGTCGACCATCCGCACGGCGGTGGTGAAGGCCGGACCTCGGGCGGCCGTCATCCGGTCACGCCATGGGGCAAGCCGACCAAGGGTGCCCGCACTCGTCATAACAAGTCGACGGATAAGATGATCATCCGTTCGCGCCACGCGAGGAAGAAGTAA
- the rpsS gene encoding 30S ribosomal protein S19 — translation MARSIWKGPFVDLHLLKKAETAQETNARGAIKTWSRRSTILPQFVGLTFSVYNGRKFVPVTVNEDMVGMKLGEFAPTRYFPGHAADKKGKR, via the coding sequence ATGGCTCGCTCCATTTGGAAGGGTCCGTTCGTGGACCTGCATCTGCTGAAGAAGGCAGAGACCGCGCAGGAAACCAATGCGCGCGGTGCGATCAAGACCTGGTCGCGTCGTTCGACGATCCTGCCTCAGTTCGTTGGTCTGACGTTCAGCGTCTACAATGGCCGCAAGTTCGTTCCCGTCACGGTGAACGAGGACATGGTGGGCATGAAACTCGGTGAATTCGCGCCCACGCGCTATTTCCCAGGCCACGCCGCCGACAAGAAGGGCAAGCGCTGA
- the rplV gene encoding 50S ribosomal protein L22, whose product MSKPKSPRKVADNEALSVGTQIRGSAQKLGLVAALIRGKKAGDALNILQFSTKGMAVDARKVLASAIANAENNHNLDVDALVVAEASVGKSITMKRFATRGRGKSTRILKPFSRLRIVVREQQEEEA is encoded by the coding sequence ATGTCCAAGCCTAAATCCCCTCGCAAGGTGGCCGATAACGAAGCGTTGTCGGTCGGCACGCAGATCCGCGGTTCCGCGCAGAAGCTCGGCCTGGTTGCCGCGCTGATCCGCGGCAAGAAGGCCGGCGACGCGCTGAACATCCTTCAGTTCTCGACCAAGGGCATGGCCGTCGACGCACGCAAGGTGCTCGCATCGGCGATCGCCAATGCCGAGAACAACCATAACCTTGATGTCGACGCGCTCGTCGTCGCCGAGGCATCGGTCGGCAAGTCGATCACGATGAAGCGGTTCGCCACGCGCGGTCGCGGCAAGTCGACGCGCATCCTCAAGCCCTTCAGCCGCCTGCGCATCGTCGTTCGCGAACAGCAAGAAGAAGAAGCGTAA
- the rpsC gene encoding 30S ribosomal protein S3, whose translation MGQKSNPIGLRLQINRTWDSRWYAEGADYGRLLLEDLKMRAYIMKTLPQAAISKVVIERPAKLCRVSIYAARPGVIIGKKGADIEKLRRTLGKMTSSDVSLNIVEIRKPEVDAKLVAQGIADQLERRIAFRRAMKRAVQSAMRLGAEGIRINCGGRLGGAEIARSEWYREGRVPLHTLRANVDYAEASAHTAYGVCGVKVWIFKGEILGHDPMATDRIMMEAQTSGVRPARDDRR comes from the coding sequence ATGGGTCAGAAATCGAACCCCATCGGTCTGCGCCTGCAGATCAACCGCACCTGGGACAGCCGCTGGTATGCGGAAGGCGCCGACTATGGTCGTCTCCTTCTCGAAGACCTCAAGATGCGCGCGTACATCATGAAGACGCTGCCGCAGGCCGCGATCTCCAAGGTCGTGATCGAGCGTCCGGCGAAGTTGTGCCGCGTGTCCATCTATGCCGCACGCCCCGGCGTGATTATCGGTAAGAAGGGCGCGGACATCGAGAAGCTTCGCCGTACCCTCGGCAAGATGACCTCGTCGGATGTCAGCCTGAACATCGTCGAGATCCGCAAGCCGGAAGTCGATGCCAAGCTCGTCGCACAGGGTATCGCCGATCAGCTCGAGCGTCGTATCGCTTTCCGTCGCGCTATGAAGCGTGCGGTTCAGTCGGCCATGCGTTTGGGTGCCGAAGGCATCCGGATCAACTGCGGCGGCCGTCTTGGCGGTGCTGAAATCGCACGGTCGGAATGGTATCGCGAAGGTCGCGTTCCGCTGCATACGCTGCGTGCGAACGTCGATTATGCCGAAGCCTCGGCCCACACCGCTTATGGCGTGTGCGGCGTGAAGGTGTGGATCTTCAAGGGCGAAATCCTGGGTCACGACCCGATGGCGACCGACCGGATCATGATGGAGGCTCAGACCTCCGGCGTGCGCCCGGCGCGCGATGACCGCCGCTAA
- the rplP gene encoding 50S ribosomal protein L16, translating into MLQPKKTKFRKAFKGKIHGDAKGGTTLNFGSYGLKAMEPERLTARQIEAARRAITRHIKRQGRLWIRVFPDLPVTGKPAEVRMGKGKGSPEYWAARVKPGRILFELDGVPGDIAAMAFSRAAMKLPIKVKVVARLGDTSHLGVA; encoded by the coding sequence ATGCTTCAACCGAAAAAGACAAAGTTCCGCAAGGCGTTCAAGGGCAAGATCCATGGCGATGCCAAGGGTGGCACCACGCTGAACTTCGGGTCGTATGGCCTGAAGGCGATGGAACCGGAGCGTTTGACCGCGCGTCAGATCGAGGCGGCTCGCCGCGCGATCACGCGTCACATCAAGCGTCAGGGTCGTTTGTGGATCCGCGTGTTCCCTGATCTGCCCGTCACCGGCAAGCCTGCCGAAGTCCGCATGGGTAAGGGCAAGGGTTCGCCGGAATATTGGGCGGCCCGCGTCAAGCCAGGCCGCATCCTGTTCGAACTGGACGGCGTGCCGGGCGATATCGCTGCAATGGCGTTCAGCCGCGCAGCGATGAAGCTGCCGATCAAGGTGAAGGTCGTTGCCCGTCTCGGCGACACCTCGCATCTGGGAGTTGCATAA
- the rpmC gene encoding 50S ribosomal protein L29, producing MARIDDLKAKTEDQLGEELGNLKREAFNLRFQAATNQLEKPSRVREVRRDIARIKTLQTARSRDAAAK from the coding sequence ATGGCCCGCATCGACGACCTCAAGGCGAAGACCGAGGACCAGCTGGGTGAAGAACTCGGCAACCTGAAGCGCGAGGCGTTCAACCTCCGTTTCCAGGCCGCGACCAACCAGCTCGAAAAGCCGAGCCGGGTTCGCGAAGTCCGCCGCGACATCGCTCGCATCAAGACGCTGCAAACCGCTCGCTCGCGCGACGCGGCTGCCAAGTAA
- the rpsQ gene encoding 30S ribosomal protein S17 → MPKRVLTGLIVSDKGDKTVVVNVERKVKHALYGKIIRRSKKYHAHDEGNEYKQGETVRIEETAPISKLKTWKVIDRVNTHATPERVDVDASA, encoded by the coding sequence ATGCCGAAGCGCGTGCTAACGGGGCTGATCGTCTCCGACAAGGGCGACAAGACGGTGGTTGTGAACGTGGAGCGCAAGGTAAAGCACGCGCTGTACGGCAAGATCATCCGTCGTTCGAAGAAGTATCATGCCCATGACGAGGGCAACGAATACAAGCAGGGTGAAACGGTGCGCATCGAAGAGACGGCGCCGATCTCCAAGCTGAAGACCTGGAAGGTGATCGATCGGGTTAACACCCATGCGACGCCGGAACGGGTCGATGTAGACGCTTCGGCCTAA
- the rplN gene encoding 50S ribosomal protein L14, whose protein sequence is MIQMQSNLDVADNSGAKRVQCIKVLGGSKRRVAGVGDIIVVSVKEAAPRGRVKKGDVHRAVIVRTAKDIRRADGTVIRFDGNAAVLVNKNEEPIGTRIFGPVVRELRGKKHMKIISLAPEVL, encoded by the coding sequence ATGATCCAGATGCAATCCAATCTCGACGTCGCTGACAATAGCGGCGCGAAGCGGGTTCAGTGCATCAAGGTGCTTGGCGGTTCCAAGCGTCGTGTTGCAGGCGTGGGCGACATCATCGTCGTCAGCGTCAAGGAAGCTGCCCCCCGTGGCCGCGTGAAGAAGGGCGACGTGCACCGTGCCGTCATCGTGCGTACGGCGAAGGACATTCGCCGGGCCGATGGCACCGTTATCCGTTTCGACGGTAACGCAGCCGTGCTGGTCAACAAGAACGAGGAGCCGATCGGCACCCGTATCTTTGGCCCGGTCGTGCGCGAACTGCGCGGCAAGAAGCACATGAAGATCATCAGTCTCGCGCCGGAGGTGCTGTAA
- the rplX gene encoding 50S ribosomal protein L24 encodes MAAAKIKKGDRVIVLSGKDKGKTGEVTQALPRDGKVVVSGVNVAVRHTKPTQGDPQGGLVRSEAPMHVSKVAHVTADGKPTRVRFETQDGKKVRVAVKTGEKVGG; translated from the coding sequence ATGGCCGCTGCGAAGATCAAGAAGGGTGACCGCGTCATCGTCCTGTCCGGCAAGGACAAGGGCAAGACCGGCGAAGTGACCCAGGCCCTGCCGCGCGACGGCAAGGTCGTCGTGTCGGGCGTCAACGTCGCCGTTCGTCACACCAAGCCGACCCAGGGCGACCCGCAGGGTGGCCTGGTCCGTTCGGAAGCGCCGATGCACGTCTCGAAGGTCGCTCACGTGACTGCCGATGGCAAGCCGACCCGCGTCCGTTTCGAGACCCAGGACGGCAAGAAGGTCCGTGTGGCCGTCAAGACCGGGGAGAAAGTCGGTGGCTGA